The genomic segment TGAACGAAGCCGCCTGGAAGCCCTGCCGTCCGAGCGGCGATTTCTGGTGGTACGACTGGTCCGGCTACGGATCGGGCGAGCACGGGGTCGCGGCGCGCGTCCAGCTCTCCGACGGACGGTACCTGACGACCGAGAACCGGTTCTTCACGGTCGAGCTCGCGAACCACGCGGCGGCGAACTGCGGCGAGCGCCGGACGCTGTCCCCCCGGCAGGCCCGCCAGTTCCTCGGCCGGCCGGACGCGCACGAGCGCCTGTCCCACAAGCACGTCGTCGTCGTGCCCAACCAGCCGGCCGTCGTGCGCCGCCTGACCCAGGTGCTCTCGCAGGAGGGCGTCAACATCGACAGCCTCCTGATCGAGAGCGCGGGGGACGTCGCGTCCTTCCGCTTCCTCCTCGAGGAGGAGAGCGGCCTGCGCGAGACCCTCGAGGGCGAGGGCTTCCACGTCGTCGACGACAAGGTGTTCCGCCTGGACCTGCCCAATCGCCCCGGCGAGATCGACCGCCTCACCCGGAGCCTGATGGAGCAGGGCGTCGCGCTCCGCTACCTGTACGGGACGTCGCACGGCGAGACGACCAAGGTCGTCTTCGCGGTCGATCGCCCCGAGGAGGCGGTCCGCGTCGTGAAGGAGCTCGACCGGCGCGCCGAGGCCGTCGCGGCCTGACGCCGTTCCCGCAAGACGAAAAAGGGGTGCGTTCCCGGACGGGAACGCACCCCTTACTCGCTATCAGAAGCGGACGGCCGCGCTGTGGCTGGCGTCCTCGACGTTGCGCTCCACCAGGGGCCAGTCCACGTTGGCGAGGAACGCTTCGACGTACGCCGCGCGCCCGCCGGCTCCCGCGTCCACCATGTAGGCGTGCTCCCAAACGTCCATGACGAGGATCGGGATGAATCCCGCCGGGTGGCCGACCTCGTGGTCGCCGATCCAGTGGTTCGTCAGCGCGTGCGCCGACGGGTCATAATAGAGGATCGCCCAGCCCGCCCCGCGCATGTTCCCGACGGCGGCGAACTCCCGCAGCCAGGCGGCGTAGCCGCCGAACGACTCCTTCATCAGCTTCGTCGTCTCGGCGCCGTCGCCCGGGGGCTTGCACCCGCTCTTCAGGATCCCGAAGTAGTGCTCATGCAGGATCATCCCGTCGTACTCGAACCCCAGCCGCCGCTTGAGCTCCGCGAACTCCGGCCCGAAGCTCTTCTTCTCGCGCATGGCGGCGAGCTTGTCGTTGAGGAGGTTGACGTTCTTGACGTAGCCTTCGTACAGCGCCCAGTGCTGGCTGATCTGCTCGTCGCTGATCCCCGTCAGCCGCTTCGGCCGCAGGTCCGTCCGGACAGCATATGCGTGATTCATCGAGGCCTCCATGCGTCCGCCCTCACGATAGCAGGAACCCTCCGACGCGGCCCACGGCGGCCGCGTGAAGGTTCGATGGCCGCCCTTTGACGCGGCGCGCGTTGTCGTTATGATAATATTCACCGTGCCCGCTCAGAAGCTCCTGCCGGAGAGGATCGGTCCGTCGGAACGCACCGCCGGCGTCATGGCCGGGACCTACGCCGCGGCGGCGGGCGTCTGGATCGTCGCCTCGGACCGGCTCCTGGGCTCGCTGCCGGCCGACGTCTCGACGCTGACCCGGCTGCAGACGCTCAAAGGCTGGTTCTTCGTCGCCGCCACGGCCCTGCTCTTCTTCATCTTCATCCGCCGCGCGCTCGAGCGCATGCGGCTGACGGCGGAGCGGCTGAGCGCCAGCGAGGAGAAGTTCCGCACCCTCGTCGAGCGCTCCCTGGCCGGGATCTACGTCATCCAGGACGGGCGCTTCGCCTACGTCAACGCGCGCTTCGCGAACATCTTCGGCTACCGGCCCGAGGACGTCGTCGGGCGCCTCTCGGTCGACGACCTCGTCTCCCCGGGCGACCGCGCTTTGGTCGCCGAGAACCTGCGCAAGCGGGTCTCCGGGGAGATCCTCTACATCAACTACCAGTTCAGGGGCGTGCGCGCGGACGGCGCCCCCGTCGACGTCGAGGTCGCGGGAGAGCAGACGACGGTCGGCGGCCGCCCGGCGGTCATCGGAACCCTCCTCGACCACACCGAGCGCAACCAGCTCCAGAAGCAGGCCCTGGAGACGCAGAAGCTGGAGACGCTCGGCCTTCTCGCCGGCGGCATCGTCCACGATTTCGGGAACGTCGTCGGGGCCATCACCGGCCACGCCGAGCTCATGGAGCTCGAGCTGCCTCCCGGGTCGGACGCCCGCCGCAACGCCGAGGAGATCCGGGACTGCGCCGTGCAGGCGTCGATCCTGACCCGCCAGCTCCTGACCTTCAGCCGCCGTCAGAAGCTGGAGGCGGTCCCCGTGGACCTCAACGCCGCCGTGCGCGACTGCGCGGCGATGCTGCGCAGCGCGGCCGGCCCCGCCGTCCGCCTCGACCTGAACCTCGAGGACGGCCTCGGCTCGGTCCGCGCCGCGCCCGGGCAGATCGAGCAGGCGCTGATGAACCTGGTCATCAACGCCCGCGACGCGATGACCGGCGGGGGCGTGGTCGCGGTCGCCACGCGGCGCGGCGCGCTCAGCGTCCCGGGCGGGCCGGACAGGCCCTGCGCGATGCTCAGCGTCCGCGACACGGGCACGGGCATGGACCGGGAGACCCTGAGCCGCGTCTTCGAGGTCTTCTTCACGACGAAGGCCCAGGGCAAGGGCACGGGCCTCGGCCTGCCCACGGTCCAGCGCATCGCGGAGAACGCCGGCGGCCGCGTCGAGATCGACAGCTCCCCCGGGATCGGCACCACGGTGCGGGTGCTGCTCCCGCTGGCCGACCCCGTTATCCTATAATCCACGGACCATGGCCACCCCCCTCAAGATCGCGATCTGCGGAGCCTCGGGAAGGACGGGCTCGCGCGTCGCCGCCCTGGCCGCGACGGACCCGCGCTTCCACCTGCTGGCGCGCGTCGGCCGCGCCCAGGCCGCCGAGTTCGAGGACGAGGCCGGCGCCTGCGGCGCGGTGATCGACTTCACCACCCCCGATTCCTGCGTCCGGTTCGCCGCCGCGTGCGGCCGGAGCGCGGTGCCGTTCATCACCGGGACCACCGGCCTGTCCGTCGTCCAGCGCGCCCAGGTCGCCTCCGCCGCGCGCAAGACCGCGGTGTTCATGGCCCCGAACTTCAGCCGCGGCGTGACCATGCTCCTGCTCCTCGCCGAGGAGGCCGCGCGCCGCCTGCCCGGCTACGACGCCGCGATCGTCGAGACGCACCGCAACGGCAAGAAGGACGCCCCCTCCGGCACGGCCCTGCGCGTCGCCCAGGCCGTCAACGAGGGCCGCGCGTCGGCCGACCCGGTGCCGACGGCCTCCGTGCGCGTCGGCGGCGTCGTCGGCGACCACGCTTTGACCTTGGCCGGGCCCTTCGAGCGCCTCACGCTCTCCCACATCGCCGAGTCCCGGGACGCGTTCGCGCTCGGCGCCCTCGAGGCGGCGCTGTGGACCGCGCGCAAGAAGCCGGGCCTGTACGACATGCTCGACCTGATGGGGCTGAGATGAGGCTCTGGAGATCCTGGGTCGAGCTGTTCGAGGAGGAAGGCCCGGAGACCCCGCGCTTCGATCCGGTCCACCTCGCCGTCGTGTTCGTCGCCTGCCAGGCCGCCGTCGGCATCGTGTTCTGGCTGCTGTGGACGGCGATGGTCTACGAAGGCGGCTTCGGCGCGGGCGAAGGGAAGCTCGGCAACTTCCTCGCCTTGGCCCTGATCGCCGCGATCGTCGAGGCCCTGCGGCGCGCCGACGGGCGCCGCGAGCGCAAGGGCAAGTGAAGCCGCGCCGGGCGCTGCTCCTGCTCGGCGCGAACCTCGGAGACCGAGCCGCGGCCCTGCGCCGCGCCGTCGCGGGGCTGGACGCCCTCGAGGGTTGCCGCGTGCTCAGGGCTTCCCGGGTCTACGAGACCGCCCCGGTCGGCCCCAGCGACAAGCCCTACCTCAACCAGGCGGTCGCGCTCGAGACGACGCGCACCGCGACCGGCCTGCTCATCGAGGCCAAGCGGCTCGAGGCTCTCGCCGGGCGGCGTCCCGGCCTGCGCTGGGGCGCCCGCGCGCTCGACGTGGACCTCGTCTCCCTCGGGCGGGAGCGCGTGCGCACGCCCTGGCTCACCGTCCCGCACCCGGCCGCGGCGGGCCGCGCCTTCGCCCTGACGCCGCTGCGGGACATCGCCCCGTCCTTCAAGCCGGACGGCCGCCGGACCGTCGCCGCCCTGCTCGCGGCTATGAAGCCGGACCCTCGAATTGTTAGACTCTGGCGGAATGGCCGATAAAACGAAGCCCGCCTCCTACGCCGGCGCCGTGAAAAGCGTCACGGTCTCCACGCTCCTCGACATGAAGCGCAAGGGCGTCAAGATCGCCATGCTCACCGCCTACGATTTCCCGACCGCGCGCCTGGCCGAGGAGGCCGGCGTGGACGTGATCCTCGTCGGCGACTCGGTCGGCATGACGAAGCTCGGCTACGAGAGCACCTTGCCCGTCACCATCGACGAGATGGTCCACCACGTCAAGGCCGTCAAGCGCGGCCTGTCCCGCGCCCTGCTCGTGGCCGACATGCCCTACCTCTCCTACGAGATCGACCTCAAGGAGGCCGTGCGCAACGCCGGCCGCCTCTTGAAGGAAGGCGGCGCGCACGCCGTCAAGGTCGAAGGCGGGATGGAGGTCGCCTCGACGATCAAGGAGTTCCTGAAGATCAACGTCCCCGTGTTCGGCCACCTCGGCCTGACGCCCCAGGCCGTCAACCGCCTCGGCGGCTACAAGGTCCAGGGCCGCAGCCCCGAGGCCGCGGAGAAGATCCTCACCGAGGCGAGGATACTCGAGGGCGCCGGCTGCTGCGCCGTGGTGCTCGAGTGCGTGCCCGCCGACCTCGCCAAGGAGATCACCAAGCGCCTGCAGATCCCGACCATCGGCATCGGCGCCGGCCCGCACTGCGACGGCCAGGTGCTGGTCAGCGACGACCTGCTGGGACTCACCGAGGCGGGCCCGACCAAGTTCGTCAAGCGCTACGCCGACCTGCGCGCGCAGTCGCTCAAGGCGATCGGCGACTACTGCCGCGAGGTCCGCGACGGGTCCTTCCCCGGCCCCGAGCACTCCTTCACCTCCCAAAAATGATCTGGCTGGCCGCCGCGATCCTGCTCGCCGCCGCCGTCTACGCCCTGTGCTGGTGGGGGGCGGGCATCATCCTGCATCCGCCGGCGATGTCCCCGATGTGGATCTTTCCGGAACAATTCGGGCTCCGCTACGAAAAAATCTCCTTTCATACGCGCGACGGCCTGGAGCTCAAGGGCTGGTTCATCCCCTCGCTCACGGGCGACAAGCGCACCATCGTCATGTGCCACGGCTGGGGCGACAACAAGGGCGAGCTGCTCAAGCAGACCTACTTCCTCAACGAGAACGGCGGCTTCAACCTCATGTACTTCGACTTCCGCTCCCATGGCGAGAGCGAGGGCGAGATCACGACCATCGGCGGCCTGGAGACGATCGACTTCGACGCGGCGATCGAATGGCTGAGGAAGGCCAAGCCGGCCCTCGCCGATTCGATCGGCGTGTTCGGGCTGTCCATGGGGGCGGCCGTGACCGTCGCGTCCCTGCCGAAGCATCCGGACCTGCGCTGCGCCGCCGTCGAGAGCCCCTTCTCCGACTACCGCACCGTGATCAAGCGCTGGGCGTGGAACAACATGAAGCTCCCGTATTATCCGCTGGTCGCGATCACGCTCTTCATCCTGCGCTCGCGCGTGAAGAACCCCGAGATCGACCAGTTCAACCCCGTCGAGTCCGCCCCGAGGATCTCGCCGCGCCCCCTGCTCGTGATCGGCGGGGAGTTCGACCGCTTGATGACGCCCGAGGACGTGAAGAAGGTCTTCGACGCCGCGCGCGAGCCCAAGCAGCTGTGGATGGTCCCCAAGGCCTGGCACGCCAAATGCCGCGAGGCCGCGGGCATGGAGTACGACACGAGAGTGGTCGGGTTCTTCTCGAGGAATCTTTGACCCTGATCCCCGTCGTCCGGACCAAGAAGGCGCTGGCGGGACTCGTCGCCGGCTGGCGGCGCAAAGGCCTCGGCGTCGGGTTCGTGCCGACGATGGGCGCCCTGCACGCCGGTCACGCGGCGCTCGTGAAGCGCTCGGCCGCCGAGAACGACCGGACCGTGGTCTCCGTCTTCGTCAATCCGCTCCAGTTCGGCCCGAACGAGGACTACGGCCGGTATCCCCGCGCCCTGCCGGCGGACCGGGAGCTCGTCGCCGCGGCGGGCGCCGACGCCGTGTACGCGCCCTCGGCGGAGGAGATGTATCCGAAGGGGTTTCGCACTCACGTCGAAGTCGAAGGCCTGTCCGACCTCTACTGCGGGAAGTATCGCCCCGGCCATTTCCGCGGCGTCGCGACCGTCGTGCTCAAGCTCTTCAATCAGGTCCGGCCCGACCGCGCCTATTTTGGAGAAAAGGACTGGCAGCAGGTCCGCATCCTCGAGACCATGATCCGCGACCTCGACATGGCCGTGCGACTCGTCCGCGTCCCGATAGTCCGCGAGGCCGACGGCCTGGCGATGTCGAGCCGCAACGCCTACCTGTCCCCCGCCGAACGCCGCGCCGCCCCGGCCCTGCGGGCGGCGCTGGAAGCGGGCAGGAAGGAAGCGCGCCGCCCGAACTCGCGGCCCGAGACCGTCGGCGCCTCCGTGCGCCGCGCTTTGGCCGGCACCGGCCTGAAGCTGCAGTACGCCTCCGCCCTGGACGGCCGGCTGCTCGCCGCCGCCTATCTGGGGAAAACGCGATTGATTGACAATATCCAACTCTAAAGTTACTATAACCACTCAATGACGCAAAAAGGTCACGGCCACGAAAAGACGCCCCCCTCGAAGCCTTCCTATAAGAGGCAGCAGTACTGGGTCGACGCCCCCCTCCAGCTCCAGATGGTGGGATTCGTCGTCCTGTTGATCTCCGCCAGTCTCCTCCTGACCGCGTTCTCCGTTTTCCGCGGCGTCCAGGAGTCCTCGATCGCCTCCCGGCAGATCTTCCATTCCATCGAGTGGATCAAAGGCGCCCTGCGCGCGCCGCTGCTGCTCGCGTCGGCCATCTCCCTGCTGGCCGGCGGCCTCGTCACCTTGTTCTGGTCGCACCGCTTCGCGGGCCCCCTGCGCGTGATCTCCGCCGGCATCGCCCGGGTGAGGCACGGCAACCTCGCCGTGCCCGTGCGCGTGCGGACCACCGACGCCCACCAGGAATTCGCCCGGGAGTTCCAGCTCATGCAGGACGAGCTGCGCAAGATGATCGCCGCCGACCGCGCGCACCTGGCCGAGGCCGTCACCTTGCTCGAGGCGGTCGAGAAGAACGCGCCTTCGGAGGACGTCTCCAAGGCCCTCGACCACCTGCGCCAGACGTGCGCGAAGTACCATATTTGAAAAAAGTCACTTTACTCGCGGTCCTTCTGGTGTCCCCTGCGCTCGGCGCCGACATGCCGGCTCCGAGCGCCCCGCT from the Elusimicrobiota bacterium genome contains:
- the dapB gene encoding 4-hydroxy-tetrahydrodipicolinate reductase; the encoded protein is MATPLKIAICGASGRTGSRVAALAATDPRFHLLARVGRAQAAEFEDEAGACGAVIDFTTPDSCVRFAAACGRSAVPFITGTTGLSVVQRAQVASAARKTAVFMAPNFSRGVTMLLLLAEEAARRLPGYDAAIVETHRNGKKDAPSGTALRVAQAVNEGRASADPVPTASVRVGGVVGDHALTLAGPFERLTLSHIAESRDAFALGALEAALWTARKKPGLYDMLDLMGLR
- a CDS encoding pantoate--beta-alanine ligase, translating into MPRGRGHGVRHESGRVLLEESLTLIPVVRTKKALAGLVAGWRRKGLGVGFVPTMGALHAGHAALVKRSAAENDRTVVSVFVNPLQFGPNEDYGRYPRALPADRELVAAAGADAVYAPSAEEMYPKGFRTHVEVEGLSDLYCGKYRPGHFRGVATVVLKLFNQVRPDRAYFGEKDWQQVRILETMIRDLDMAVRLVRVPIVREADGLAMSSRNAYLSPAERRAAPALRAALEAGRKEARRPNSRPETVGASVRRALAGTGLKLQYASALDGRLLAAAYLGKTRLIDNIQL
- a CDS encoding PAS domain S-box protein translates to MPAQKLLPERIGPSERTAGVMAGTYAAAAGVWIVASDRLLGSLPADVSTLTRLQTLKGWFFVAATALLFFIFIRRALERMRLTAERLSASEEKFRTLVERSLAGIYVIQDGRFAYVNARFANIFGYRPEDVVGRLSVDDLVSPGDRALVAENLRKRVSGEILYINYQFRGVRADGAPVDVEVAGEQTTVGGRPAVIGTLLDHTERNQLQKQALETQKLETLGLLAGGIVHDFGNVVGAITGHAELMELELPPGSDARRNAEEIRDCAVQASILTRQLLTFSRRQKLEAVPVDLNAAVRDCAAMLRSAAGPAVRLDLNLEDGLGSVRAAPGQIEQALMNLVINARDAMTGGGVVAVATRRGALSVPGGPDRPCAMLSVRDTGTGMDRETLSRVFEVFFTTKAQGKGTGLGLPTVQRIAENAGGRVEIDSSPGIGTTVRVLLPLADPVIL
- the panB gene encoding 3-methyl-2-oxobutanoate hydroxymethyltransferase, yielding MADKTKPASYAGAVKSVTVSTLLDMKRKGVKIAMLTAYDFPTARLAEEAGVDVILVGDSVGMTKLGYESTLPVTIDEMVHHVKAVKRGLSRALLVADMPYLSYEIDLKEAVRNAGRLLKEGGAHAVKVEGGMEVASTIKEFLKINVPVFGHLGLTPQAVNRLGGYKVQGRSPEAAEKILTEARILEGAGCCAVVLECVPADLAKEITKRLQIPTIGIGAGPHCDGQVLVSDDLLGLTEAGPTKFVKRYADLRAQSLKAIGDYCREVRDGSFPGPEHSFTSQK
- a CDS encoding alpha/beta hydrolase; the encoded protein is MIWLAAAILLAAAVYALCWWGAGIILHPPAMSPMWIFPEQFGLRYEKISFHTRDGLELKGWFIPSLTGDKRTIVMCHGWGDNKGELLKQTYFLNENGGFNLMYFDFRSHGESEGEITTIGGLETIDFDAAIEWLRKAKPALADSIGVFGLSMGAAVTVASLPKHPDLRCAAVESPFSDYRTVIKRWAWNNMKLPYYPLVAITLFILRSRVKNPEIDQFNPVESAPRISPRPLLVIGGEFDRLMTPEDVKKVFDAAREPKQLWMVPKAWHAKCREAAGMEYDTRVVGFFSRNL
- a CDS encoding superoxide dismutase produces the protein MNHAYAVRTDLRPKRLTGISDEQISQHWALYEGYVKNVNLLNDKLAAMREKKSFGPEFAELKRRLGFEYDGMILHEHYFGILKSGCKPPGDGAETTKLMKESFGGYAAWLREFAAVGNMRGAGWAILYYDPSAHALTNHWIGDHEVGHPAGFIPILVMDVWEHAYMVDAGAGGRAAYVEAFLANVDWPLVERNVEDASHSAAVRF
- the folK gene encoding 2-amino-4-hydroxy-6-hydroxymethyldihydropteridine diphosphokinase — its product is MKPRRALLLLGANLGDRAAALRRAVAGLDALEGCRVLRASRVYETAPVGPSDKPYLNQAVALETTRTATGLLIEAKRLEALAGRRPGLRWGARALDVDLVSLGRERVRTPWLTVPHPAAAGRAFALTPLRDIAPSFKPDGRRTVAALLAAMKPDPRIVRLWRNGR